Genomic window (Pseudothauera hydrothermalis):
CATCGGTGCGTTGGCCATACGGGCAAGTTGCTCGGTGGCGTAGTCGGCAAAGGTGGTAATCAAGCGGGAGCGGAATTTGTCGCGCGGCAGGATGACTTCCAACGGTGTATAGAGCGGCGGATCGAGTGGCACCGCCACCAACCGACCCTCGCGGATGTCACGCTGGATGGCGGCGCTGGAGGCAATGGCAAAGCCCAGCCCTTCTGCGGCCAGATGCTTGACTGTGGCCAGGCTGCCAAGCTCCGCGCAAATCGTGATGTCGTCATCGGCCACCCCGCCGGCGCGGAAAAAACCTTCGGCCAGAATATGAATTGCGTTGCCGGGATCACGGTTGATAAAGGCATGGCCGACCAGATCGCGCGCAGCAAGCTTTTCGGCACGCGCCAGCGGATGCGCAGGATGACAGATCACTAGCAATTCGTCGCGCGCAGCACTGCGGCGCTCTATGCCGGGTAGGTCGGAGACGATTTCAATCAACCCCACGTCCAGATCGCGGGCGGCAACCCGTTCTTCGGTGAGCTGGGAATTGCCTACGACAACCCGCGGCGTCACCCGCGGATAGCGGCGTTTGAATCCTTCCAGCAAACGCGGTAGCCAGTACGCGGCGATCGTTGTGCTGGTACCGATATGAAGGTGACCGGAGAGCTCATCGGTCAGCTCCGACACCCGCGCTTCCAATTCCTCCGACAGGCTGAGGATACGTTCTGCGTAGGCAAAAACGATCTCTCCGGCGGGCGTCAGTGTGACCTTGCCATGGCCACGCTCAAGTAGCCGGGTGTCGAAGTGCTCTTCGAGTTGTTTGATTTGAAAGGTGACCGCCGGTTGGGTCATGAATAGATGCTCGGCCGCGCGGGTAAAAGAGCCATGCTTGGCCACCGCGTGGAATACCTGGAGTCTCCGATCCGCCATGATTTCGATAAGTTTGACTTATGGGCGTGATTACAACATGAATCGATCAGCAGCTGAGCCATCTTTGGGACAAACCTTGTTCCATGTTGTAACGGCGGTGATGGCTTCATGATATAAACCGCCTTCCCTGTCCTACCACCTTGGCGATAGCGCTCGATGCCGCTCGGCTTTTACATCATCATGGCAGCGCAGTTTTTTTCTGCGCTGGCCGACAACGCCTTGCTGATCATCGCTATCGCCCTGTTACGGGACATGGCGGCACCCGCCGAGTATGAACCGCTGCTAAAGCTCGCCTTCACCATCTCGTATGTGGCGCTGGCCGCTTTCGTCGGCGCTTTTGCCGACTCCATGCCCAAGTGGCGGGTCATGCTGATCAGCAACACCATCAAGATCGGCGGCTGTTTGATGCTCATACTGGGCGCACACCCGCTGTTTGCCTACGCGGTCATCGGCCTGGGCGCGGCAGCCTATTCGCCCGCCAAGTACGGCATTCTGACCGAGTATCTCCCGCACCGTCTGTTGGTGGTGGCCAATGGTTGGATCGAGGGGCTTACCGTGGGCGCTATCATTTTGGGAACGGTGATCGGCGGTGCGCTGATCCGTTCCGACGTTTCGAGTTGGATAGCCGGTTTTGGCCTGCCCGGCGTCGACAGTGCGCTGCAGGCGGTGGTGGCGCTGGTAGGGCTGTTTTATCTGCTTGCCGCGTTATTCAATCTTTACATCCCGGACACCGGGGTGGATCACAAGCCGCTCAAAAACAACCCGCTGTACCTGCTGCATGACTTCAACCACTGCTTGAAGCTGCTATGGCGCGATAAACTCGGACAGATTTCCTTGGCAGTCACCACGCTGTTTTGGGGCGCCGGCGCCACGTTGCAGTTCATCGTCATCAAGTGGGCGGAGCACAATCTCGATTTCGATTTGTCGCAAGCCTCGATGCTGCAGGGTGTGGTTGCCATCGGCATTGCCGCCGGATCGGTGATGGCCGCGCGCATGATTACTTTGCGCCGTTCGGTGCAGGTGATTCCGCTGGGCATTGCCATGGGGCTGGTGGTCATCCTGATGACCGGCGTCACGCATGCGGCACTGGCGATGGTGCTGATGGTGGCAATCGGCGCATTGGCCGGTTTTTTCGTTGTGCCGATGAATGCGTTGTTGCAGCACCGCGGCCATATCCTGATGGGCGCCGGACATTCGATTGCGGTGCAAAACTTCAACGAAAACCTGTCTATTTTGATCATGACCGGTCTGTACGCCCTGTTGATCAAAACCGGGGTGTCGATCAATGTGGTGATCGTGCTGTTTGGCCTGTTCGTGGCCGGCACCATGTGGCTGGTGCGTCGCCAACACCACAAGAATCAACGCGAATTCGACGCGGTTGCGCTGCTGGAAGACCGCGCACACTGACCCGGCTGTCAACGCGGAGCCTGCCCAGCCGGTCTAGCAGGTCGTTGAAAAGCTATTGCGCTGGGCTGTCAGGTCTTGCTGCCCAAAGCCGCCATTTCTCGGCGGGCAAAGCACAGATCTTCCCAGGCCTTGGCTTTCTCCCATTGGTTGCGCAGCAGATAGGCCGGATGGTAGGTGACCACCACCGGAATGCCGCGATAGGCAAAGCGCTTGCCCCGTGCCGCACCAATGCGCACCTCGGTTTCCAGCAAGGATTGCGCTGCCGGCCGCCCCAATGCGATGATGAGTCGAGGTTGCAGCAGCTCGATTTGACGGACCAGGAAAGGCCGGCAGGCGGCAATTTCGTCAGCTTCCGGCGTGCGGTTGAGCGGCGGGCGGCACTTGACCGCATTGGCGATGTACACATCTTCCCCGCGCCGCAGTCCGATCGAGGCCAGCATATTGTCGAGCAAATGACCGGCTGCGCCGACAAAGGGTTGGCCGCGTTTATCCTCTTCCGCCCCCGGCCCCTCGCCGACGAACAACCAGCGCGCCTTGCGGTCACCGACGCCGGGCACGGCTTGGTGACGCTTTTCGCACAACCGGCAGGCACGACAGGCGCGGATTTCTGTTTCTAAGGCGTCCCAATCCAGCGCATCGATACGCGCGATACGCCCGGGATCGGTGTGGGAAGATGAGGTCGGCGCAGGCCCCCTACCCTCAACGGCTGCGGCGCATGCCACGGATATCGATTCGCCCGGTGCGGCCTGCACCCTCTGCCCAGCGCCCGCTGCGGGCGGCACCGTTATCCTGTTGTGCTCAGAGGCCGCAGCAGCTGGTGCCGCAAGCTCGGCTGGCCGATCGGTTCTGTCGATGTGGTCTGTTGTGTCGTTGCCCGCTGCGCGCAGGCGCCAGATCGGGGCAAGCCCCAGCTCACGTAACAGCGCATCCCGACGGTAGGCCATCACAGCGCCAATCTCATCACAATCGCATCCTCCCGTCCCTCAGGCGCCGGGTAATAGGCTTTGCGCCGGCCAATTGGCTGAAAGCCAGCGCGTTCATAGAGTGCGCGCGCGACAAGGTTGGAGGGGCGCACCTCTAGAAAAAACTGCACGGCACCGCTTTCCTTGGCCCGTTCGCACAAAAAAGCCAGTAAGGCCGCACCCAGGCCGCGGCCCTGCGCGGCGCGAGCCACACTGATATTGAGTAAATGCGCCTCGTCCAGTACCAAAAGCATGACCGCATAGGCACAAGGCTTGTCGTCCACACGCGCAATCCATGCACTATAGCCTGCATCCAGCGAATCGCTGAAATTGCCCCGCGTCCAGGGATAAGGATGCAATTCGGCCTCCATGGCCAGTACCCAGTCCAGATCTTGCTCGGACATCGGCACGTAGGTCGGCGTCAGCGCTTTTGGAGCGTCGACCTTGCCGGCACATCCGTGCTTCACGCCCGCCCTCCGCGCGCCAAACGCTCGGCGGTGGTCAACGCCACCTTGTCCCGGATATACAACGGCGCAGCCAGCTCCGGGGCGAGCGCTGCGCCACGTTGCAATTCGAGCACGGCCAGACGGGCTACATCGGCGGCACGGGGCACGACGGCAGGTTCGACCTGAAAAAACCGTCCAGGCCAGCGCTCGGCAAGATCGGGGTAGGCAGCAAAGCCGGAACCCAACGCACACCATTGCCCATCGGGAAGCGAGACAGCCTCCGGGGGGGCGCAGCGCGGTGCCTGGTAGGTACGCAGTCCGCTTGGGCAACGCTCATAAGCGGCATAGTAAAGTTCGTTCATGCGCGCATCGGTGGCCACAAAAACGCGCGCGCCCTCGCCCTGCATGGCAAGCGCGGCCAGGCTGCAGATCGGCACTACGCCAAGGCCGGCTCCAAGCGCCAAACCTTGAGCCGCGGCACAGGCCAGACGTAAGCCGGTAAAAGCGCCCGGTCCGCTGCCAAAGGCGATGGCGTCCAGTTCACCGACAAGCGTTCCAGCCTCGGCCAGCAGCGCGCGAATTTCCGGCAGCAGATGATTGGAATGGTTGGCCTGCCCAACCAACTCCTTATTCAGCACGGTGTCGTCGGTCAATAACGCGATACTGCCGCGCTCACAGGATGTTTCGATGGCAAGAATTTTCATGGCCACCGCATTTTAGCGGTTTGCGCCGGCTGGCCGGCACTTTGGCTGTCTGTCCAGGTAAACCTTTACCGCCAATGACCGAGAGCAGTCGTTTTTCAACGGCCTGCTAACGTTCCGAGTCGTCCGGATAGGCACTCCGCACCGCGCGCAACAGGTCCAGCCGCAACGCGCTGCGCTCCTCGGCGCTCAGCCGACGAGGTTGCGCAATAGCGCTGTCTGGGCCGCGTCCATTGAGTAGCGCTCGCCAAGTGACCGATTGGCGCACATCGCGCGCTTGTTCCGGCAAGATGATTGTTTCGGCGATCGTCGGATCGGGCCTGTCCTGGCTGGCCGGATCGACGCCTGATATCGCCGGAGTTTGGTCAAGCACACTGGCGCGCTCGGTCTCAGGGACGAACACAACGGTATCTTGCGCAACGGCAGCCGGGATGACCCCGCACAACAGCGTAATCGCCGCAATGCCCGGCAGGCACTGTATCGGAGCCGACATCGATCTGCGGCAAAGCGTGCGTGGGACCGGTTTCATCATGGGGCATGACCTCTCAGTACAACCTTCTCGGCGCGGATCATCCACGGTCGCAACAGGGTAAAAGATTAGCCCGAAGGCAGCAGATTGGCGCATCGCAGCCCAGGTTTATCCCCGCCACTTTGTAAGGGAGTATTGCTTTGCGCCGATTACCTTACGAAGGGTTACGCGCATGCCGGTCCAATGCGCTGGATCAGACTGGTTCCGGGCGATCAGTCGGGATAGGATGCGCGTCATGAATACAAAAGTCCGCTATCGCATTCTGTTGGTCGACGACGACGCCCGTCTGCGCGACCTACTCTCCCGCTATCTGCAAGAGCAAGGTTTTACGGTCAAGGCGGTAATCGACGCAGCGGCCATGGACCGCGCGCTGTATCGCGAACATTTTGACCTGCTGGTGCTCGACCTGATGCTGCCCGGCGAAGACGGCTTATCGATCTGCCGCCGCCTGCGGGCTGCCGACAATCAGATACCCATCATCATGCTGACCGCCAAAGGCGATGATGTTGATCGCATCGTGGGTCTGGAGATGGGTGCCGACGACTACCTGCCCAAGCCCTTCAACCCGAGAGAATTGGTGGCACGTATCCATGCGGTCATGCGTCGCCGGCCGCCTTCGTTGCCTGGCGCGCCGACGCCCGAGGACGAAGTGGTGCGTTTCGGTCGGGTCCGAGTCAATCTTGGCACCCGCACCTTGGTACGTGACGACGAGGAGATCGCGCTCACCACCGGTGAATTTTCGCTGCTCAAGGTGCTGCTGCAGCACCCCCGCCAACCGCTGTCGCGCGACAAATTGATGGAGCTGGCGCGCGGACGCGAGTACGGTGTGTTCGACCGTGCGATCGATGTTCAGGTCTCGCGTCTGCGCAAACTGGTCGAAGACGATCCGGCCAAACCCCGTTACATTCAGACGGTGTGGGGATTCGGCTATGTCTTCGTGCCCGACGAACCCAAACCGGCCGACGGCCAATAGCGCCCACGTGCGCCTGCCCTTGTTGTTGAAGGCGCGCGCACGGGGGCGGCGCTTGTTGCGCTGGCTGCCGCGCACCCTGCTGTGGCAAACGTTTTTGTCGATTGCCTTGCTGCTGGGGCTAACGCTGGCGATCTGGTCACAGATCTTCCGTTATTTCGAAGAGCCCTCGCGCGCCCGCGATCTTGCGCAGATGGTGGTCAGCGTGGTGAACCTCACCCGTACCGCGCTGATCAACGCCGAGCCGCGACTGCGCACCGAACTGCTGATCGATCTGGCTGCGCTGGAAGGCATCCGCATCTATCCGGCAGAGGCCACCGACGAGTTGCGCCCGGTGCCGGACACCCGGCCCATGCGGCTGCTCACCGCCGAAATCCGCAGGCAGTTGGGCGATCACACCCGTTTTGCGGTGCGCTGGAAAACACTGGATGGATTTTGGGTCAGTTTCCGTCTGCACCCGGAGGACCATGACGAATATTGGGTAATGCTGCCCAGTGAGCGCCTGCAAAAACACCATGCGCTCGAATGGCTGGTATGGGGTAGCGCTGCGCTGGTTGCCTCCTTGCTTGGTGCCTTTCTGATCGTTTCGCGCATCAGCGCGCCGTTACGCAGCCTCGCGCGCGCCGCACGCATGGTCGGCAGCGGCCAAAACCCGCCTCAGCAAAAGGAAAGCGGTCCGGTGGAGCTGGCCGTGGTCTCCCGCGCGTTCAACCAGATGGCGGGCGATCTGGCCCGCGCCGAGGCCGACCGCGCACTGATCTTGGCCGGTGTCTCGCACGATCTGCGCACGCCTTTGGCCCGCTTGCGACTGGGCGTCGAAATGTCCGGCGCGCCCGAGGAAGAAATCGCCGCCATGGTGGCCGACATCGAAGAAATGGATCGCATCATCGGTCAGTTCCTGGATTTTGGCCGGGGCGATCCGCAAGAAGCCGCGCAACCGGTCGATCTGGTGGAACTGATCCGCGATCTGGCCGAGCCCTACCGTCTGCGGGGCGTTCGGATTGAACTCGATCTACCCGAGCGCTTTTCACTACCTGTGCGCGCGCTGTCGCTGCGACGCGCCATCACCAACCTGATCGACAACGCTATCCGTTACGCTGGCAGCGATTTGCCCATTACGCTAAGCCTGAGCGTGATGGCCGATGAGCTTGCTATTGAGATCGCCGACCGCGGTCCCGGCATTCCCGCCACAGAGGTCGAGCGCCTGCGCCGCCCCTTCACCCGTCTGGAGAATGCGCGCAGCAATACCAAGGGCGCTGGCCTGGGGCTGGCCATCGTCGAGCGTATCATGCGCTCACATGGCGGTTCGTTGGACTTGCTCGCGCGCGACGGCGGCGGTTTGCGTGCGATTCTGCGGCTGCCCCTTGGCCGGTCGCGCTAGAATGCGCGCTTGGCACGCTACTTTGACAGGACGCCGTTACATCGACATGCAAACCGATTCCCAGGACTTGCCAGTGCTGAACCCCTACCAGCAGATCGGGGGTGAGCCTGCCGTGCGTGCGCTGGTCAAGCGGTTCTATGAGCTGATGGAAAGCTTGCCCGAAGCGCGGGAGGTACGCCGGATGCACCCGGAGGATTTATCGGGTTCTGAAGAAAA
Coding sequences:
- the rimI gene encoding ribosomal protein S18-alanine N-acetyltransferase, coding for MSEQDLDWVLAMEAELHPYPWTRGNFSDSLDAGYSAWIARVDDKPCAYAVMLLVLDEAHLLNISVARAAQGRGLGAALLAFLCERAKESGAVQFFLEVRPSNLVARALYERAGFQPIGRRKAYYPAPEGREDAIVMRLAL
- a CDS encoding LysR family transcriptional regulator; this encodes MADRRLQVFHAVAKHGSFTRAAEHLFMTQPAVTFQIKQLEEHFDTRLLERGHGKVTLTPAGEIVFAYAERILSLSEELEARVSELTDELSGHLHIGTSTTIAAYWLPRLLEGFKRRYPRVTPRVVVGNSQLTEERVAARDLDVGLIEIVSDLPGIERRSAARDELLVICHPAHPLARAEKLAARDLVGHAFINRDPGNAIHILAEGFFRAGGVADDDITICAELGSLATVKHLAAEGLGFAIASSAAIQRDIREGRLVAVPLDPPLYTPLEVILPRDKFRSRLITTFADYATEQLARMANAPMNTL
- the ompR gene encoding two-component system response regulator OmpR; translated protein: MNTKVRYRILLVDDDARLRDLLSRYLQEQGFTVKAVIDAAAMDRALYREHFDLLVLDLMLPGEDGLSICRRLRAADNQIPIIMLTAKGDDVDRIVGLEMGADDYLPKPFNPRELVARIHAVMRRRPPSLPGAPTPEDEVVRFGRVRVNLGTRTLVRDDEEIALTTGEFSLLKVLLQHPRQPLSRDKLMELARGREYGVFDRAIDVQVSRLRKLVEDDPAKPRYIQTVWGFGYVFVPDEPKPADGQ
- the lplT gene encoding lysophospholipid transporter LplT, translating into MPLGFYIIMAAQFFSALADNALLIIAIALLRDMAAPAEYEPLLKLAFTISYVALAAFVGAFADSMPKWRVMLISNTIKIGGCLMLILGAHPLFAYAVIGLGAAAYSPAKYGILTEYLPHRLLVVANGWIEGLTVGAIILGTVIGGALIRSDVSSWIAGFGLPGVDSALQAVVALVGLFYLLAALFNLYIPDTGVDHKPLKNNPLYLLHDFNHCLKLLWRDKLGQISLAVTTLFWGAGATLQFIVIKWAEHNLDFDLSQASMLQGVVAIGIAAGSVMAARMITLRRSVQVIPLGIAMGLVVILMTGVTHAALAMVLMVAIGALAGFFVVPMNALLQHRGHILMGAGHSIAVQNFNENLSILIMTGLYALLIKTGVSINVVIVLFGLFVAGTMWLVRRQHHKNQREFDAVALLEDRAH
- a CDS encoding uracil-DNA glycosylase, with amino-acid sequence MAYRRDALLRELGLAPIWRLRAAGNDTTDHIDRTDRPAELAAPAAAASEHNRITVPPAAGAGQRVQAAPGESISVACAAAVEGRGPAPTSSSHTDPGRIARIDALDWDALETEIRACRACRLCEKRHQAVPGVGDRKARWLFVGEGPGAEEDKRGQPFVGAAGHLLDNMLASIGLRRGEDVYIANAVKCRPPLNRTPEADEIAACRPFLVRQIELLQPRLIIALGRPAAQSLLETEVRIGAARGKRFAYRGIPVVVTYHPAYLLRNQWEKAKAWEDLCFARREMAALGSKT
- the tsaB gene encoding tRNA (adenosine(37)-N6)-threonylcarbamoyltransferase complex dimerization subunit type 1 TsaB, translating into MKILAIETSCERGSIALLTDDTVLNKELVGQANHSNHLLPEIRALLAEAGTLVGELDAIAFGSGPGAFTGLRLACAAAQGLALGAGLGVVPICSLAALAMQGEGARVFVATDARMNELYYAAYERCPSGLRTYQAPRCAPPEAVSLPDGQWCALGSGFAAYPDLAERWPGRFFQVEPAVVPRAADVARLAVLELQRGAALAPELAAPLYIRDKVALTTAERLARGGRA
- a CDS encoding ATP-binding protein, which encodes MRLPLLLKARARGRRLLRWLPRTLLWQTFLSIALLLGLTLAIWSQIFRYFEEPSRARDLAQMVVSVVNLTRTALINAEPRLRTELLIDLAALEGIRIYPAEATDELRPVPDTRPMRLLTAEIRRQLGDHTRFAVRWKTLDGFWVSFRLHPEDHDEYWVMLPSERLQKHHALEWLVWGSAALVASLLGAFLIVSRISAPLRSLARAARMVGSGQNPPQQKESGPVELAVVSRAFNQMAGDLARAEADRALILAGVSHDLRTPLARLRLGVEMSGAPEEEIAAMVADIEEMDRIIGQFLDFGRGDPQEAAQPVDLVELIRDLAEPYRLRGVRIELDLPERFSLPVRALSLRRAITNLIDNAIRYAGSDLPITLSLSVMADELAIEIADRGPGIPATEVERLRRPFTRLENARSNTKGAGLGLAIVERIMRSHGGSLDLLARDGGGLRAILRLPLGRSR